The Polymorphobacter megasporae genome window below encodes:
- a CDS encoding serine hydrolase domain-containing protein, whose translation MRPFKFASVAIGAIGLCAAAPIPQHDPAITQALAVFDHDEHLDLRGVVVLRHGRAIAERYYNGETATDLHDIRSAGKSVTSLLVGIAIDRGKIRSVEDTVSTYWPEAEGSAIGDVALRDVLTMRSGLAAFDADPTSPGNEDKLDAASDPLLFLRSVPRAEPPGTQYHYNSLTAYTAGVIVAKATGRSMAEFARTSLFDPLGIHRWQWASDAAGYTKGQGNLSLTLRDFAAIGEMVRGEGRYRGHRIISAGRIRDALAPKIAISASDPYADGYGYFWYSKVQQIDGKPVAVSFASGNGGNKIYVIPSRNMVVAITSSAYGHAYGQRRSESILRAVLSADRP comes from the coding sequence ATCCCGCTATCACTCAGGCGCTTGCAGTCTTCGATCATGACGAACATCTCGATCTGCGCGGGGTCGTTGTGCTCCGCCATGGACGAGCGATCGCGGAGCGCTACTACAATGGCGAAACAGCGACCGACCTCCACGACATTCGCTCCGCCGGAAAGAGCGTTACGTCGCTTCTGGTCGGAATAGCGATCGACCGAGGTAAGATACGTAGCGTGGAGGACACGGTCTCAACCTATTGGCCAGAAGCCGAGGGCAGTGCGATCGGCGACGTTGCCCTGAGGGATGTCCTGACGATGCGGTCCGGCCTCGCCGCTTTCGATGCGGATCCAACATCGCCAGGCAACGAAGACAAACTCGATGCGGCGTCGGATCCACTATTGTTTCTGCGTTCGGTTCCACGGGCCGAGCCGCCGGGGACGCAATATCACTACAACTCTCTCACCGCCTATACTGCCGGCGTCATAGTAGCGAAAGCAACCGGTCGGTCGATGGCTGAATTTGCCCGCACATCGCTGTTCGATCCGCTGGGCATTCATCGGTGGCAATGGGCATCGGATGCTGCCGGTTATACGAAAGGCCAGGGGAACCTGTCTCTCACGCTTCGCGATTTCGCCGCGATCGGCGAGATGGTGCGAGGAGAAGGTCGGTACCGAGGGCACCGGATAATAAGTGCGGGTCGGATACGCGACGCGCTCGCGCCCAAAATCGCGATCTCCGCCAGCGACCCGTATGCCGACGGCTATGGCTATTTCTGGTATTCGAAGGTCCAACAGATCGATGGCAAGCCCGTCGCGGTATCATTCGCGTCGGGTAACGGCGGCAACAAGATTTACGTCATACCGAGCCGCAATATGGTTGTTGCCATCACATCGAGCGCCTACGGCCATGCGTATGGACAGCGGCGTTCAGAATCGATTCTGAGGGCCGTCCTCTCAGCTGACCGACCTTAG
- a CDS encoding MarR family winged helix-turn-helix transcriptional regulator has product MASTRRSQIGKGNDATAIGVERYVGHLLRRAYAVARKNSSAALADLGDLSPVQATALITLASGALTQAELGRQIGMESANTHTLIKRMVAAGLVATRPDPANRRLLLVDPTAAGQVMTSKVEARLAGSTEQTLAPLTASEQAVLIDMLLRIIAD; this is encoded by the coding sequence AAAGGCAACGACGCGACGGCGATCGGCGTCGAGCGCTATGTCGGCCACCTGCTGCGGCGCGCTTATGCCGTGGCTCGTAAGAATTCCTCGGCGGCGCTCGCCGACCTCGGCGACCTGTCGCCGGTCCAGGCAACGGCGCTGATTACGTTGGCAAGCGGCGCGCTGACCCAGGCCGAGCTGGGCCGGCAAATCGGGATGGAATCCGCCAACACGCATACGCTGATCAAGCGGATGGTCGCCGCGGGGCTCGTCGCAACGCGCCCCGATCCAGCCAACCGGCGACTGCTGCTGGTCGACCCGACCGCCGCCGGGCAGGTGATGACGAGCAAGGTCGAAGCGAGGCTCGCGGGTTCGACCGAGCAAACGCTCGCACCGCTTACAGCCAGCGAGCAGGCCGTGTTGATCGACATGCTACTGCGGATCATCGCCGACTGA